The following nucleotide sequence is from Candidatus Hydrogenedens sp..
TAATGAAACATATCAGATACTCGCCTATTTATTAAAAAAAGAGCCTCGATTTCTTACTTTCTTAACCAATCCTGTTATCCCTTTTGAACAAAAAAAGAAAATATTAAACCAAATTTTTGAAATTACAGATTCACCTGAATATTTTAGAAATTTCTCGAACTTTCTTATAAAACATAACCGAGCAGGAATAATAAGGGAAATATCAAAGGTATTTTCAGAGAAGATTGACCCGTGGTTAAATCAAATTGAAGTTGAAGTTACAACAGCGACCCAGTTACCTGGAGAATCTGAAAAATCACTTATTAAAACCCTGGAACGATTTACAAAAAAGAAAGTTCGACTTGTAAAACACATTAACCCGTCTATATTAGGAGGAATTATAGTCCATTTTTATGGATTTTCATTTGATTTTAGTTATCGCACACAATTGGAAAAGTTAAAAGAAGAAATTATGAAAAAGGAAATTTCTATCAATGATATACAATCCACGAATTGATGAGATTACCAATCTTATCAAGCAACAAATAAGTTTGTATTCAAGTTCAATTGATGTTTCTGAGACAGGAACCGTAATCCAAAGTGGTGACGGTATAGCCCGAGTATTTGGTCTGAAGAATGCTTTCATGGGTGAATTGATTGATTTACCCCATGGAGTAAAAGGAATTGTTTTTAGTTTAGAAGAAGACCATGTTGGGGTTATACTTCTGGGGGATTATGAACTAATAAAAGAAGGGGATGTTGCTAAAAGGACATGGATGATATCCTCTGTTCCTGTTGGAGAATCTATTTTAGGTCGT
It contains:
- the atpH gene encoding ATP synthase F1 subunit delta, which gives rise to MNLIIRNRLAQRYAEALKSFIKDENDLVKVNETYQILAYLLKKEPRFLTFLTNPVIPFEQKKKILNQIFEITDSPEYFRNFSNFLIKHNRAGIIREISKVFSEKIDPWLNQIEVEVTTATQLPGESEKSLIKTLERFTKKKVRLVKHINPSILGGIIVHFYGFSFDFSYRTQLEKLKEEIMKKEISINDIQSTN